In a single window of the Gossypium hirsutum isolate 1008001.06 chromosome D02, Gossypium_hirsutum_v2.1, whole genome shotgun sequence genome:
- the LOC107910365 gene encoding floral homeotic protein PMADS 2-like isoform X1, protein MGRGKIEIKRIENSSNRQVTYSKRRNGIMKKAKEITVLCDAKVSLIIFASSGKMHEYCSPSTKLIDILDQYQKTSGKKLWDAKHENLSNEIDRIKKENDSMQIELRHLKGEDITSLPYKELMALEDALENGLTCVRAKQMDVLDMAKKNTKFLEEDNKQLNFIVNQQQLTYENVREHMDHHGYHRAARADFNSQMPFAFRVQPMQPNLQERM, encoded by the exons ATGGGGAGAGGCAAGATTGAGATCAAGAGGATTGAGAACTCAAGTAACAGGCAGGTCACTTACTCAAAGAGAAGGAATGGAATCATGAAGAAAGCTAAAGAGATTACCGTTCTTTGTGATGCTAAAGTTTCTCTTATCATCTTTGCTAGTTCTGGGAAGATGCATGAATATTGCAGCCCTTCTACTAA GTTGATTGATATTTTGGACCAATATCAGAAAACTTCTGGGAAAAAGTTATGGGATGCTAAACATGAG AATCTCAGCAATGAAATAGATAGAATCAAGAAAGAGAATGATAGCATGCAGATTGAGCTCAG GCATTTGAAAGGGGAGGATATCACATCTTTGCCTTACAAGGAGCTGATGGCTTTAGAGGATGCCCTCGAGAATGGCCTTACCTGTGTCCGTGCCAAGCAG ATGGATGTTCTTGATATGGCAAAGAAAAAT ACGAAATTCTTGGAGGAGGACAATAAGCAACTCAATTTCATTGTG AATCAACAGCAACTAACTTATGAAAATGTGAGAGAGCATATGGATCACCACGGATACCACCGAGCTGCTCGTGCCGACTTCAACTCGCAGATGCCTTTCGCATTCCGAGTGCAGCCGATGCAACCAAACTTACAAGAGAGGATGTGA
- the LOC107910365 gene encoding floral homeotic protein PMADS 2-like (The RefSeq protein has 3 substitutions compared to this genomic sequence): MGRGKIEIKRIENSSNRQVTYSKRRNGIMKKAKEITVLCDAKVSLIIFASSGKMHEYCSPSTKLIDILDQYQKTSGKKLWDAKHENLGNEIDRIKKENDSMQIELRHLKGEDITSLPYKELMALEDALENGLTCVRAKQMDVLDMAKKNTKFLEEDNKQLNFIVNQQQLTYENVREHMDYHGYHRAARADFNSQMPFAFRVQPMQPNLQERMR, encoded by the exons ATGGGGAGAGGCAAGATTGAGATCAAGAGGATTGAGAACTCAAGTAACAGGCAGGTCACTTACTCAAAGAGAAGGAATGGAATCATGAAGAAAGCTAAAGAGATTACCGTTCTTTGTGATGCTAAAGTTTCTCTTATCATCTTTGCTAGTTCTGGGAAGATGCATGAATATTGCAGCCCTTCTACTAA GTTGATTGATATTTTGGACCAATATCAGAAAACTTCTGGGAAAAAGTTATGGGATGCTAAACATGAG AATCTCAGCAATGAAATAGATAGAATCAAGAAAGAGAATGATAGCATGCAGATTGAGCTCAG GCATTTGAAAGGGGAGGATATCACATCTTTGCCTTACAAGGAGCTGATGGCTTTAGAGGATGCCCTCGAGAATGGCCTTACCTGTGTCCGTGCCAAGCAG ATGGATGTTCTTGATATGGCAAAGAAAAAT ACGAAATTCTTGGAGGAGGACAATAAGCAACTCAATTTCATTGTG AATCAACAGCAACTAACTTATGAAAATGTGAGAGAGCATATGGATCACCACGGATACCACCGAGCTGCTCGTGCCGACTTCAACTCGCAGATGCCTTTCGCATTCCGAGTGCAGCCGATGCAACCAAACTTACAAGAGAGGATGTGATGA